The following proteins are encoded in a genomic region of Candidatus Bathyarchaeia archaeon:
- the gatB gene encoding Asp-tRNA(Asn)/Glu-tRNA(Gln) amidotransferase subunit GatB: MRSSRELVSAGLSDAGIRIGLEIHCQLTNLRTKLFCGCPADYRSSPPNTHICPICMGLPGSLPSPNRRAIEDGVAVAIALNSEISKRMTFFRKNYFYPDLPKNFQISQYDGGGGVPLAKGGFLSIEGGKRIRIRRIQIEEDPAKLAYEGTIDDSTATLVDNNRAGIALLEIVTEPDMEDPREARAFLEKLRGILECLGVSNGELEGAMRCDANISLGGGTRVEIKNISSFKEVERALAFEITRQRQLLSRDIKVRRETRHWDEVRKITVSLRAKEEEEDYRYFPEPDIVPIEITEDFIEEIRRRLPELPDQKKERYIRQFGLKEHNAELISSDNALSRLFEECVKMGGDPIEVSNWLVGDLISFTRELGMELTDPRVSPRKIVELVNLIRSGSISTKIAKEVLMESLRSDESPEEIVRKRGLLKISDEALLQRVIEEVFEENEEAVKEALRDEEVVNFLIGQVMKKTRGKADPKLTYEIIKRELGKLL, encoded by the coding sequence TTGAGGAGCTCGCGTGAGCTGGTGAGCGCGGGATTGAGCGATGCGGGCATAAGGATAGGCTTGGAGATACATTGTCAGCTGACCAATCTCAGGACTAAGCTATTCTGCGGATGCCCCGCGGATTATAGGAGTTCCCCGCCGAATACGCATATTTGCCCAATCTGCATGGGGCTCCCGGGATCGCTGCCCTCTCCGAATAGGAGGGCCATAGAAGATGGCGTGGCGGTCGCCATAGCCCTTAACTCGGAGATATCCAAGCGGATGACCTTCTTCAGGAAGAACTATTTCTATCCGGACTTACCGAAGAATTTCCAGATAAGCCAATACGACGGTGGAGGAGGTGTTCCGCTGGCCAAAGGGGGATTCCTGAGCATAGAGGGGGGGAAGAGGATCAGGATAAGGAGGATACAGATCGAGGAGGATCCGGCCAAGTTGGCTTATGAAGGGACTATAGACGATTCAACGGCCACACTTGTCGACAACAACAGGGCTGGGATCGCCCTATTGGAGATAGTCACCGAGCCGGATATGGAGGATCCAAGGGAGGCTAGGGCATTCTTGGAGAAGTTAAGGGGGATCTTAGAATGCTTAGGGGTTTCCAATGGGGAGCTGGAGGGCGCCATGAGGTGCGATGCGAACATATCGCTCGGCGGGGGAACGAGGGTCGAGATAAAGAACATATCGAGCTTCAAGGAAGTCGAGAGGGCCCTCGCATTCGAGATAACTAGGCAGAGGCAATTGCTGTCGAGAGATATCAAGGTTAGGCGCGAGACGAGGCATTGGGACGAGGTGAGGAAGATAACGGTATCCCTAAGGGCCAAGGAGGAGGAAGAGGATTATAGGTACTTTCCCGAGCCCGATATAGTCCCGATAGAAATAACGGAGGATTTCATAGAGGAGATAAGAAGGCGGTTGCCGGAGCTCCCGGATCAAAAGAAGGAGAGATACATAAGGCAGTTCGGCCTGAAGGAGCATAACGCCGAGCTCATAAGCTCCGATAACGCCCTTTCAAGGCTCTTCGAGGAATGCGTTAAAATGGGCGGGGATCCCATTGAGGTGAGCAACTGGTTGGTTGGGGATTTGATATCTTTCACGAGGGAGCTCGGGATGGAGCTAACCGATCCGCGCGTTAGCCCGAGGAAGATAGTCGAACTGGTAAATTTGATAAGATCGGGATCGATAAGCACGAAGATCGCGAAGGAGGTGCTTATGGAATCCCTGAGGTCCGATGAATCGCCCGAAGAGATTGTGAGGAAGAGGGGCTTGCTGAAGATATCCGACGAGGCCCTACTTCAGCGCGTGATCGAGGAGGTATTCGAGGAGAATGAGGAGGCCGTCAAGGAGGCCCTGCGCGATGAGGAGGTCGTTAATTTCCTGATAGGCCAAGTGATGAAGAAGACGAGGGGTAAGGCCGACCCGAAATTAACGTATGAGATCATCAAAAGGGAGCTGGGAAAGCTGTTATAA
- the gatA gene encoding Asp-tRNA(Asn)/Glu-tRNA(Gln) amidotransferase subunit GatA codes for METRDELAGGASVEEYILSLLERIRERDPELNSFITVCEGSAIESAKALDRKRREGEKLGPLFGLAVAVKDNICTKGVRTTCGSKMLESFVPPYDATVIKRLREADAVVIGKTNMDEFAMGSSTENSHFGPTRNPLDPTRVPGGSSGGSAAAVAGGLAPLALGSDTGGSIRCPASFCSIVGLKPTYGAVSRYGLISYANSLEQIGPMASNIEDCELLFKAIRGYDPRDNTSLPQRDIEIKEGRIRIGVPKEFFMEGVQEAVEKHVRDFLDKMGSLVDIEEISLPSLAYALPTYYIIAMSEASSNLARYDGLRYGLRGEDGSDWNDMYCNNRGMGFGREVKRRIILGTYALSAGYRDRYYIRAQKIRTLIREDFGKAFKKFDLIAGPTMPVLPFKIGEKLDPLEIYMCDIETVPANLAGIPAISVPCGMSQGLPVGLQLMAPPFGEALLFRAGRIVEELA; via the coding sequence ATCGAAACAAGGGATGAGCTGGCCGGCGGCGCCTCGGTTGAGGAATATATCCTCTCCCTCTTGGAGAGGATAAGGGAGAGGGATCCCGAGCTCAACTCCTTCATAACCGTTTGCGAAGGATCGGCGATCGAGTCTGCCAAGGCCCTCGATAGGAAGCGAAGGGAGGGGGAAAAGCTCGGGCCGCTCTTCGGCCTAGCCGTGGCCGTTAAGGATAACATATGCACCAAAGGCGTGAGGACGACGTGTGGTTCGAAAATGCTTGAGAGCTTCGTGCCGCCCTACGACGCAACCGTAATAAAGAGGCTGAGGGAGGCCGATGCCGTAGTGATTGGCAAGACCAACATGGATGAGTTCGCCATGGGCTCCTCTACCGAGAACAGCCATTTCGGACCCACAAGGAACCCCTTGGATCCCACGAGGGTTCCTGGGGGATCCTCCGGTGGGAGCGCGGCTGCGGTGGCCGGAGGCTTAGCCCCCCTAGCCCTCGGCTCGGATACGGGCGGATCCATCCGATGCCCGGCGAGCTTCTGCTCGATCGTCGGACTGAAGCCCACCTATGGCGCCGTGAGCAGATATGGGCTGATATCCTATGCCAATAGCTTGGAGCAGATCGGGCCCATGGCCTCAAATATCGAGGATTGCGAGCTCTTATTCAAGGCGATAAGGGGATACGACCCAAGGGATAATACCTCATTGCCCCAAAGGGATATCGAGATTAAGGAGGGGAGAATAAGAATTGGTGTCCCAAAGGAGTTCTTCATGGAGGGAGTGCAGGAGGCCGTGGAGAAGCACGTGCGGGATTTCTTGGATAAGATGGGCAGCCTCGTGGACATCGAGGAAATAAGCCTTCCGAGTTTGGCGTATGCGCTGCCCACATATTATATAATAGCCATGTCGGAGGCCAGTTCTAACTTAGCGAGATATGATGGTCTCAGATATGGCCTCAGGGGAGAGGATGGCTCGGATTGGAACGATATGTATTGCAATAACAGGGGTATGGGATTTGGGAGAGAGGTCAAGAGGAGGATAATCCTAGGGACCTATGCGCTCTCCGCCGGCTATAGGGACAGGTACTACATAAGGGCCCAGAAGATCAGGACCCTGATAAGGGAGGATTTCGGGAAGGCCTTCAAGAAATTTGATTTGATAGCTGGACCAACGATGCCCGTGCTGCCCTTCAAGATCGGGGAGAAGCTGGATCCGCTGGAGATATATATGTGCGATATTGAAACCGTTCCTGCCAATTTAGCCGGGATACCAGCGATCTCAGTCCCATGTGGGATGTCCCAAGGGCTACCCGTTGGATTGCAGCTAATGGCGCCTCCCTTCGGGGAGGCGCTCCTATTCAGGGCCGGGAGGATCGTTGAGGAGCTCGCGTGA
- the gatC gene encoding Asp-tRNA(Asn)/Glu-tRNA(Gln) amidotransferase subunit GatC translates to MGERITPEDLERLCWLSRLRLSQEEKEAFLSQLNKVLEYFKKIDEIDVEGVPPTHHVVDLTSVLREDEVEEPRPDEILELAPRRKGRYILAPRII, encoded by the coding sequence ATGGGGGAAAGGATAACCCCTGAGGATCTGGAGAGACTTTGCTGGCTCTCAAGGCTGCGCCTCTCCCAAGAGGAGAAGGAGGCGTTCCTAAGCCAGTTGAACAAGGTATTAGAATACTTCAAGAAGATAGATGAGATCGATGTGGAAGGGGTCCCCCCGACCCACCACGTCGTGGATCTGACGAGCGTCCTCAGGGAGGACGAGGTGGAGGAGCCTCGGCCGGATGAAATCCTCGAGCTCGCCCCCCGAAGGAAGGGGCGGTACATATTGGCCCCCAGGATCATATGA
- the aspS gene encoding aspartate--tRNA(Asn) ligase — protein MNIQNAKKRVGHTFPRLPMEAEKSALDDLGGWRRTHYSTDLSPESDGEEVILFGIVASVRRQGAINFLILSDCKGLIQIVIDPNADQELVRKAKSLKRYSFVGVKGRARAMDKAPRGVEIVPTELKILSVPLKDPPFDMFGRRTPSLEKRLDIRAVDMRRPHVKAIFKIRDSVVRGIRAFLCERGFMEVNTPKLISSATEGGSALFPILYYDKEAFLAQSPQLYKEQLVGSFEKVYEIGPIFRAEKFSTDRHLSESTSVDVEVAYVDYNDVMDLLEELIKYVVKRSSEECKGEFELIGVEPMALDGPFERFSYKEIFEDLRAKGVSISWGDDLSAAQIRSALEERSGFFFVKDWPTKSKAFYIKPKKEDPKICEGFDLFFGSMEIASGGTRVDSGELLRSRLIESGLNPASFRYHLDIFDYGMPPHAGFGMGLERLLMVITRRENIREVAFFPRDPSRLVP, from the coding sequence ATGAACATTCAAAACGCTAAAAAGAGGGTTGGCCATACCTTCCCGCGACTTCCCATGGAGGCCGAAAAGAGTGCCCTTGACGATCTGGGAGGCTGGAGGAGAACCCATTATTCTACAGATTTGTCGCCGGAGAGCGATGGGGAGGAGGTAATCCTCTTCGGGATCGTGGCCAGCGTAAGGAGGCAGGGAGCGATAAACTTCCTCATACTCTCCGATTGCAAGGGCCTCATCCAAATCGTGATCGATCCAAATGCCGACCAAGAATTGGTGCGAAAGGCGAAGAGCCTGAAGAGGTACTCCTTCGTCGGCGTCAAGGGCAGGGCGAGGGCGATGGATAAGGCGCCGCGCGGGGTGGAGATCGTCCCAACTGAGCTCAAGATCCTATCCGTCCCATTAAAGGATCCGCCCTTCGATATGTTCGGCCGCAGGACCCCGAGCTTAGAGAAGAGGTTGGATATAAGGGCCGTCGATATGAGGAGGCCGCACGTCAAGGCCATATTCAAGATAAGGGACTCCGTGGTCAGGGGGATAAGGGCCTTCCTATGCGAGAGGGGGTTCATGGAGGTGAATACCCCTAAGCTGATAAGCTCCGCCACGGAGGGCGGATCGGCCCTCTTCCCCATACTATATTATGATAAAGAGGCCTTCCTAGCCCAAAGCCCCCAGCTTTACAAGGAGCAACTCGTTGGTTCGTTCGAGAAGGTCTATGAGATAGGCCCGATATTCAGGGCCGAGAAGTTCAGCACGGATAGGCATTTGAGCGAGTCGACATCGGTTGATGTGGAGGTGGCCTATGTGGATTATAATGACGTCATGGATCTCTTGGAAGAGCTCATCAAATATGTCGTGAAGAGGTCGAGTGAGGAATGCAAGGGCGAATTCGAATTGATCGGGGTGGAGCCCATGGCCTTGGATGGGCCCTTCGAGCGGTTCAGCTATAAAGAGATATTCGAGGACTTAAGGGCGAAGGGCGTATCCATATCTTGGGGGGATGATCTATCCGCCGCGCAGATCAGATCCGCGCTCGAAGAGAGGAGCGGCTTCTTTTTCGTTAAGGATTGGCCAACCAAATCGAAGGCCTTCTACATAAAACCGAAGAAGGAGGATCCCAAGATATGTGAGGGGTTTGATCTCTTCTTCGGATCCATGGAGATAGCCTCGGGGGGGACGAGGGTGGACTCCGGGGAACTGCTCAGGTCCCGCTTGATAGAGAGCGGATTGAACCCAGCTTCCTTCCGATATCACCTAGATATATTCGATTATGGCATGCCTCCCCATGCCGGGTTCGGCATGGGCTTGGAGAGACTATTAATGGTCATCACGAGGAGGGAGAACATACGGGAGGTGGCGTTCTTCCCAAGGGACCCATCGAGGCTGGTCCCGTGA
- a CDS encoding 2,5-diamino-6-(ribosylamino)-4(3H)-pyrimidinone 5'-phosphate reductase: MQRPYVIVGGNMSVDGKTATVTGDGSILARSMGAELVRRLHLLRSSVDAVIVGIETIIKNDPRLTVRAVEGRNPMRIVFDSMARTPLGAHVVDVEEAETIIFVSRSAPRERVKALEAKGVKVLECGSDRVDVSRALGIISEMGLRRVLVEGGGRMRWSFFKEGVVDELFLYVTPMIIGGSNAPTLVDGEGFMDSKEAIRLKLASFEVVDGTLVLRYFVER, encoded by the coding sequence ATGCAAAGGCCATACGTAATAGTCGGGGGGAACATGAGCGTGGATGGGAAGACCGCAACGGTAACTGGGGATGGATCGATCCTAGCGAGAAGCATGGGGGCGGAGCTCGTTCGAAGATTACATCTCCTAAGGAGCTCCGTCGATGCCGTCATCGTCGGGATAGAGACGATCATTAAGAACGACCCTCGGTTGACCGTGAGGGCTGTCGAGGGAAGGAACCCGATGAGGATAGTATTCGATAGCATGGCTAGGACGCCCTTGGGCGCCCATGTGGTCGATGTCGAGGAGGCGGAGACAATCATATTCGTTTCGCGAAGCGCCCCTAGGGAGCGGGTAAAAGCCTTGGAGGCCAAGGGCGTGAAGGTGTTGGAGTGCGGTTCAGATAGGGTGGATGTATCGAGGGCGCTGGGGATTATCTCCGAAATGGGCTTGAGGAGGGTTTTGGTGGAGGGAGGGGGGAGGATGAGGTGGAGCTTCTTCAAGGAAGGGGTCGTTGATGAGCTCTTCCTTTACGTAACCCCGATGATAATAGGCGGGTCCAACGCGCCAACGCTTGTGGATGGGGAAGGGTTTATGGATTCGAAGGAGGCGATTCGCTTAAAGCTGGCTAGCTTCGAGGTCGTGGATGGCACCCTTGTTCTAAGATACTTTGTGGAGCGTTAG
- a CDS encoding 30S ribosomal protein S13 yields MLREYRHIVRVLGTDIEGQRRLINGLTKIKGIGVSFANAIIRAAGLKPDMRFGQLSDSDVQKIESIASDPQRFGIPPRLFNRRKDPESGRDLHLIGSDLMLKVKSDIELMKSIKCWKGVRHSLGLKVRGQRTRTTGRTGKTVGVKKKAAAKPAKSAAS; encoded by the coding sequence ATGTTAAGGGAGTATAGGCATATAGTGAGGGTCCTCGGAACCGATATCGAGGGCCAAAGAAGGCTGATAAACGGCCTGACTAAGATCAAGGGCATAGGGGTTAGCTTCGCAAATGCCATCATAAGGGCCGCGGGCCTAAAACCCGACATGAGATTTGGTCAATTATCGGACTCCGATGTACAAAAGATCGAATCAATAGCATCCGATCCCCAGAGGTTTGGAATCCCGCCTAGGCTATTCAATAGGCGGAAGGATCCCGAGAGCGGGAGGGATCTCCACCTTATAGGCTCGGACTTAATGCTCAAGGTAAAGTCGGATATAGAGCTAATGAAGTCCATAAAGTGTTGGAAGGGGGTGAGGCACTCCTTAGGGCTCAAGGTTAGGGGGCAGCGCACTAGGACGACTGGCAGAACGGGAAAGACCGTAGGAGTTAAAAAGAAGGCCGCCGCCAAGCCCGCCAAGTCCGCCGCCTCTTGA
- a CDS encoding 30S ribosomal protein S4, with protein sequence MGDPKRQRKKYKTPRHPWRAEILQEELKLLGEYGLRNKRELWRYKTMLSKIRGMARSMLGMRAEEREKMEGKLLKKLSRLGLIPEDATLDDVLDLSVRDILERRLQTISFKRGLAKSINQARQLVSHGHIAIGDRIVSVPGYLVTKEEESRIGYSPNSPFSKAG encoded by the coding sequence ATGGGGGATCCGAAGAGGCAAAGGAAGAAGTATAAAACCCCGAGGCACCCTTGGAGGGCGGAGATCCTCCAAGAGGAGCTTAAGCTATTGGGGGAATATGGCCTAAGGAACAAGAGGGAGCTTTGGCGATATAAGACTATGCTCTCCAAGATCAGGGGAATGGCCAGATCCATGCTCGGGATGAGGGCCGAGGAGAGGGAGAAGATGGAGGGCAAGCTTTTGAAGAAGCTATCGAGGTTGGGGTTGATACCGGAGGACGCGACCCTCGACGACGTCCTAGACCTCTCCGTGAGGGATATATTGGAGAGGAGGTTGCAGACGATCTCCTTTAAACGCGGGTTGGCGAAGAGCATCAATCAGGCAAGGCAACTGGTTTCCCACGGCCATATAGCGATAGGCGATAGGATCGTCTCCGTCCCGGGATACTTGGTAACCAAGGAGGAGGAATCGAGAATAGGGTATTCGCCGAATAGCCCATTCTCGAAAGCCGGGTAG
- a CDS encoding DNA-directed RNA polymerase subunit D → MELKILHMDPQEMRFLLTGVGPRLANAIRRAMISEVPTMAIDDVVILENYSSMYDEILAHRLGLIPLITDLNSYVPREVCGCGSDLGCSRCTATLTLEAEAKEGPITVYSGDLKSESGVRPVSERIPILKLAPGQRIKLEAYARLGKGKEHAKWQPTSTCSYKNLPRIKIDGKRCDACGRCVAICPKGVLGIEGPKLVVKNEMACTLCGDCVRACPISPSPITIAWDRNSFIFTVRSVGSLSLGEIFRESCKAIKEKAMEMSQALSTI, encoded by the coding sequence TTGGAGCTAAAGATACTCCATATGGATCCCCAAGAGATGAGGTTCCTGCTCACGGGGGTTGGGCCAAGGCTAGCGAACGCCATAAGGAGGGCCATGATATCCGAGGTCCCAACGATGGCCATAGACGACGTAGTAATATTGGAGAACTATTCCAGTATGTACGATGAAATATTGGCCCATAGGTTGGGCCTAATCCCCCTGATTACTGATTTGAATTCCTATGTCCCGAGGGAGGTTTGCGGATGCGGAAGCGACCTCGGCTGTTCTAGATGCACTGCCACTTTGACCTTGGAGGCTGAGGCCAAGGAGGGGCCGATCACCGTTTATTCCGGAGATCTCAAATCCGAGTCGGGGGTCAGGCCCGTGAGCGAGAGGATCCCAATATTGAAGCTGGCCCCGGGGCAGAGGATAAAGCTCGAGGCATATGCTAGGCTTGGGAAGGGGAAGGAGCATGCGAAGTGGCAGCCCACGTCCACCTGCAGTTATAAGAACCTCCCCCGGATAAAAATCGATGGCAAGCGATGCGATGCTTGCGGGCGATGCGTTGCGATCTGCCCCAAGGGGGTTCTTGGGATCGAGGGACCCAAGCTCGTGGTAAAGAACGAGATGGCCTGCACGCTATGCGGAGATTGCGTCAGGGCCTGCCCGATATCCCCGTCCCCCATCACCATAGCTTGGGATAGAAACTCCTTCATATTCACGGTCAGATCCGTGGGCTCCCTGAGCCTAGGGGAGATATTTAGGGAATCCTGCAAGGCGATCAAGGAGAAGGCCATGGAGATGAGTCAAGCCCTATCGACCATCTAA
- a CDS encoding 50S ribosomal protein L18e, producing MMKSPEIEELISFLRRKSKENKAPIWEDIADRLSKPRRNIPAVNLSRIRRYSTNGETILVPGKLLGAGSLEHKVKVAAMKFSESARRKIERAGGECLSIPELVNENPKGSGVKILG from the coding sequence ATGATGAAATCCCCTGAGATCGAGGAGCTGATATCGTTCCTGAGGAGGAAGTCGAAGGAGAACAAGGCCCCAATATGGGAGGATATCGCGGATAGGCTATCCAAGCCTAGGAGGAACATCCCGGCCGTGAACCTGAGCCGGATCAGGAGGTATTCCACGAACGGCGAAACGATCCTAGTCCCCGGGAAGCTATTGGGGGCCGGATCCTTGGAGCATAAGGTCAAGGTGGCGGCCATGAAGTTCAGCGAAAGCGCGAGGCGGAAGATCGAAAGGGCCGGCGGGGAATGCCTCTCAATCCCAGAGTTGGTTAACGAGAACCCGAAGGGATCTGGGGTCAAGATATTGGGGTGA
- a CDS encoding 50S ribosomal protein L13, whose amino-acid sequence MAEAPRECVYLDAAGMICGRLASYAAKEAIRGKEVVIVNAEKAVISGTKSRALARLLKKLQTRTLASQEKAPKHPRRPDTYLRRVIRSMLPRKKPKGRDSYRRVKVYIGIPQELSGVKLLRLEEASASRLKCPFVTLKELMGEIGGK is encoded by the coding sequence ATGGCCGAGGCGCCTAGGGAATGCGTGTATTTGGATGCCGCGGGAATGATCTGCGGGAGGTTGGCCTCCTATGCCGCAAAGGAGGCGATAAGGGGGAAGGAAGTCGTAATAGTCAATGCGGAAAAGGCCGTCATCTCCGGAACGAAGAGCAGGGCCTTGGCCAGGCTCTTAAAGAAGCTCCAGACTAGGACGTTGGCCTCTCAGGAGAAGGCCCCCAAGCATCCAAGGAGGCCGGATACTTATCTGAGGAGGGTTATAAGGTCCATGTTGCCTAGGAAGAAGCCCAAAGGCAGGGACTCATATAGGAGGGTCAAGGTATATATTGGAATCCCCCAAGAGCTCTCCGGCGTGAAGCTCCTGCGCTTGGAGGAGGCCAGCGCCTCGAGGCTTAAGTGCCCCTTCGTGACCTTGAAGGAACTGATGGGGGAGATCGGTGGGAAATGA